In Carassius carassius chromosome 5, fCarCar2.1, whole genome shotgun sequence, one genomic interval encodes:
- the cenatac gene encoding coiled-coil domain-containing protein 84 isoform X1, with translation MGAFYCFICRKTDFSGKGHIYGKSHQSKLKVILVKFMEKVKEAKRTIKNPQVEKYSPDHDEKFWCYCCALEVQKHVTDSNISVLYGGLLEHMSTPEHRTNTHKFWWDNKADPKLRDKFIITEEETERFKSEVSKALEQFEEKEDVFIKQQAAVIRSQEQLRLEVLQSLSEPDPDLVHPAEVDQHSSQHTASSHSHSYEMEPQPGPSHEDFASHSQWNEPGFNLTFIGYQDSSSSGNVHTGAVPPWLLEEPDEAPGSGRQEMGPSLQEFLKHKEQEKLKKLPANRVGANFDHSSHTDANWLPSFGRVWNSGRRWQSRHQFREEETKSRGKRKWEGDGKATKKQKDLSNGEL, from the exons ATGGGAGCGTTTTACTGCTTTATCTGCAGAAAAACAGATTTTTCTGGAAAAGGGCACATATATGGGAAAAGCCACCAAAGCAAACTTAAAGTAATTCTTGTCAAATTCATGGAGAAG GTCAAAGAAGCGAAGCGGACGATTAAAAATCCTCAGGTAGAGAAATACAGTCCCGATCATGACGAGAAGTTCTGGTGTTACTGCTGCGCGCTGGAGGTGCAGAAACACGTGACTGACAGTAACATCAGCGTGCTGTACGGAGGACTGCTGGAGCACATGAGCAC CCCAGAGCAccggacaaacacacacaagttcTGGTGGGACAATAAAGCAGATCCTAAACTGCGAGACAAGTTTATCATAACAGAAGAGGAAACCGAGAG ATTCAAGTCTGAAGTTTCCAAGGCTCTGGAACAGTTTGAGGAAAAAGAGGATGTGTTTATTAAACAG CAAGCTGCAGTGATCCGATCTCAGGAGCAGCTCAGACTGGAGGTCCTTCAGTCATTATCAGAG CCTGATCCAGACCTGGTGCATCCTGCTGAAGTGGACCAACACAGCAGTCAACATACAGCCAg TTCCCACAGTCACTCTTATGAAATGGAGCCACAACCAGGGCCGAGCCACGAGGATTTCGCCTCACACAGTCAGTGGAATGAACCAGGATTCAACTTAACTTTCATCGGTTACCAG GACTCGTCCAGCAGTGGAAACGTTCATACTG GAGCTGTACCACCTTGGCTCCTGGAGGAGCCTGATGAAGCCCCAGGCAGTGGACGGCAGGAAATGGGCCCCTCACTTCAGGAGTTCCTCAAACACA AGGAGCAGGAGAAGCTCAAGAAGCTTCCGGCCAACCGTGTGGGTGCAAACTTTGACCACAGCTCACATACTGACGCCAACTGGCTGCCATCTTTTGGACGTGTGTGGAATAGTGGCAGACGCTGGCAGTCTAG GCATCAGTTCAGAGAGGAGGAGACAAAATCCAGGGGGAAGAGGAAGTGGGAAGGTGATGGGAAAGCAACAAAGAAGCAAAAAGACCTCAGTAATGGAGAGTTATGA
- the cenatac gene encoding coiled-coil domain-containing protein 84 isoform X2, translated as MGAFYCFICRKTDFSGKGHIYGKSHQSKLKVILVKFMEKVKEAKRTIKNPQVEKYSPDHDEKFWCYCCALEVQKHVTDSNISVLYGGLLEHMSTPEHRTNTHKFWWDNKADPKLRDKFIITEEETERFKSEVSKALEQFEEKEDVFIKQQAAVIRSQEQLRLEVLQSLSEPDPDLVHPAEVDQHSSQHTASHSYEMEPQPGPSHEDFASHSQWNEPGFNLTFIGYQDSSSSGNVHTGAVPPWLLEEPDEAPGSGRQEMGPSLQEFLKHKEQEKLKKLPANRVGANFDHSSHTDANWLPSFGRVWNSGRRWQSRHQFREEETKSRGKRKWEGDGKATKKQKDLSNGEL; from the exons ATGGGAGCGTTTTACTGCTTTATCTGCAGAAAAACAGATTTTTCTGGAAAAGGGCACATATATGGGAAAAGCCACCAAAGCAAACTTAAAGTAATTCTTGTCAAATTCATGGAGAAG GTCAAAGAAGCGAAGCGGACGATTAAAAATCCTCAGGTAGAGAAATACAGTCCCGATCATGACGAGAAGTTCTGGTGTTACTGCTGCGCGCTGGAGGTGCAGAAACACGTGACTGACAGTAACATCAGCGTGCTGTACGGAGGACTGCTGGAGCACATGAGCAC CCCAGAGCAccggacaaacacacacaagttcTGGTGGGACAATAAAGCAGATCCTAAACTGCGAGACAAGTTTATCATAACAGAAGAGGAAACCGAGAG ATTCAAGTCTGAAGTTTCCAAGGCTCTGGAACAGTTTGAGGAAAAAGAGGATGTGTTTATTAAACAG CAAGCTGCAGTGATCCGATCTCAGGAGCAGCTCAGACTGGAGGTCCTTCAGTCATTATCAGAG CCTGATCCAGACCTGGTGCATCCTGCTGAAGTGGACCAACACAGCAGTCAACATACAGCCAg TCACTCTTATGAAATGGAGCCACAACCAGGGCCGAGCCACGAGGATTTCGCCTCACACAGTCAGTGGAATGAACCAGGATTCAACTTAACTTTCATCGGTTACCAG GACTCGTCCAGCAGTGGAAACGTTCATACTG GAGCTGTACCACCTTGGCTCCTGGAGGAGCCTGATGAAGCCCCAGGCAGTGGACGGCAGGAAATGGGCCCCTCACTTCAGGAGTTCCTCAAACACA AGGAGCAGGAGAAGCTCAAGAAGCTTCCGGCCAACCGTGTGGGTGCAAACTTTGACCACAGCTCACATACTGACGCCAACTGGCTGCCATCTTTTGGACGTGTGTGGAATAGTGGCAGACGCTGGCAGTCTAG GCATCAGTTCAGAGAGGAGGAGACAAAATCCAGGGGGAAGAGGAAGTGGGAAGGTGATGGGAAAGCAACAAAGAAGCAAAAAGACCTCAGTAATGGAGAGTTATGA